The Lepeophtheirus salmonis chromosome 1, UVic_Lsal_1.4, whole genome shotgun sequence genome has a segment encoding these proteins:
- the LOC121125311 gene encoding lysosomal dipeptide transporter MFSD1 isoform X2, which produces MRRVENNEESRPLLSSATNDTPPFYDSTVASNPSHNIRDDELELEGCAGSCCCHPTALCHRLIALALMCFLGFGSYFCYDNPGALQNEIRSTMGINTYKFAELYAWYSWPNTILPIIGGYLMDRIFVGAFTGNFPLMQFGRFVFGIGGESLAVAQNAYAVAWFKGKELNMVFGFQISITRVGSTVNFLAVGPLFHWLARNLHGDNQTALGWTFSIAGITCIMSLTCALILGWMDKRAECLLKSNSQEQEEVINILDVFTYPCSFWLMCGVALAYYVAIFPFISLGQVFFMKKYGFNTNDANFITGLIYLISAPASPLFGYLIDRTGRNVLYCFLSVMGTLVSHYILAFSFMNPYIPIFIMGICYSLLASALWPMAAYVVPQYQLGTAYGLMQAIQNIGLALCTMLCGLTVDAYGYIWLEIFFISWVVIALICTFGIWVIDINTSGYLNMGAIAREKFDCESEKLQLEAKEKERNEKKKLDNNEVKKEDSHNGYYSEGMRPRTNNEIRNRYLSRIGVRIPPHLAAKAVT; this is translated from the exons atgaggaGGGTAGAAAATAATGAAGAGTCTAGGCCCTTACTCTCATCTGCTACCAACGATACCCCTCCATTCTACGACTCCACGGTGGCATCAAACCCTTCTCATAATATTAGAGATGATGAACTTGAATTGGAGGGGTGCGCAGGCTCATGCTGTTGCCATCCCACTGCACTTTGTCATAGACTCATTGCACTTGCTCTTATGTGCTTCCTTGGATTTGGTTCTTATTTTTGCTACGACAATCCTGGTGCACTTCAG AATGAAATTCGCAGTACGATGGGTATCAATACCTACAAATTTGCTGAACTCTATGCTTGGTACTCTTGGCCGAATACCATCTTACCTATCATTGGAGGCTATCTCATGGATAGAATCTTTG TGGGTGCATTCACTGGTAATTTCCCACTGATGCAATTTGGCCGTTTCGTATTTGGAATTGGTGGAGAGTCTCTTGCAGTTGCCCAAAATGCATATGCCGTAGCATGGTTTAAGGGTAAAGAGCTTAATATGGTCTTTGGATTTCAAATTAGTATTACTCGTGTTGGATCAACGGTTAACTTCTTGGCTGTAGGACCCTTGTTTCATTGGCTAGCTAGAAATCTTCATGGAGATAATCAAACAGCACTTGGTTGGACTTTCTCTATTGCTGGTATCACTTGTATTATGTCTTTAACTTGTGCTTTG ATTTTAGGATGGATGGACAAAAGAGCGGAATgtttgttaaaaagtaattcTCAAGAACAAGAGGAGGTAATCAACATACTCGATGTGTTTACTTATCCGTGTTCTTTTTGGCTTATGTGTGGTGTAGCTCTTGCGTACTATGTtgctatttttccttttatttcatTGGGACAagtcttttttatgaaaaaatatggatttaataCGAATGACGCTAATTTCATCACAG gcttgatatatttgatttctGCACCGGCTTCGCCCTTATTTGGCTACCTCATTGACAGAACGGGTCGTAATGTTTTATATTGTTTCTTATCCGTAATGGGAACCCTAGTCTCTCACTACATCCTAGCATTTTCTTTTATGAATCCTTATATTCCTATTTTTATCATGGGAATCTGTTATAGTCTGTTGGCAAGTGCACTTTGGCCAATGGCTGCCTATGTTGTGCCACAGTATCAATTAGGAACTGCTTATG GTCTCATGCAAGCTATTCAAAATATTGGACTCGCCCTTTGTACAATGTTGTGCGGACTCACTGTGGATGCCTACGGTTATATATggcttgaaatattttttattagctgGGTTGTGATAGCGCTCATTTGTACTTTTGGTATTTGGGTCATTGATATTAATACCTCTGGATATTTGAACATGGGTGCTATAGCACGAGAAAAATTTGATTGTGAATCTGAAAAACTCCAACTGGAAGCTAAAGAGAAggaaagaaatgaaaagaaaaaattagacaataatgAAGTAAAGAAGGAAGATTCCCATAATGGTTATTATTCCGAGGGAATGAGGCCAAGGACCAATAACGAAATAAGGAATAG atacttATCTCGAATCGGTGTTCGTATACCTCCCCATTTAGCGGCTAAAGCTGTTACGTAG
- the LOC121125311 gene encoding lysosomal dipeptide transporter MFSD1 isoform X1: protein MRRVENNEESRPLLSSATNDTPPFYDSTVASNPSHNIRDDELELEGCAGSCCCHPTALCHRLIALALMCFLGFGSYFCYDNPGALQNEIRSTMGINTYKFAELYAWYSWPNTILPIIGGYLMDRIFGIRFATILFAVFIVLGQTILAVGAFTGNFPLMQFGRFVFGIGGESLAVAQNAYAVAWFKGKELNMVFGFQISITRVGSTVNFLAVGPLFHWLARNLHGDNQTALGWTFSIAGITCIMSLTCALILGWMDKRAECLLKSNSQEQEEVINILDVFTYPCSFWLMCGVALAYYVAIFPFISLGQVFFMKKYGFNTNDANFITGLIYLISAPASPLFGYLIDRTGRNVLYCFLSVMGTLVSHYILAFSFMNPYIPIFIMGICYSLLASALWPMAAYVVPQYQLGTAYGLMQAIQNIGLALCTMLCGLTVDAYGYIWLEIFFISWVVIALICTFGIWVIDINTSGYLNMGAIAREKFDCESEKLQLEAKEKERNEKKKLDNNEVKKEDSHNGYYSEGMRPRTNNEIRNRYLSRIGVRIPPHLAAKAVT from the exons atgaggaGGGTAGAAAATAATGAAGAGTCTAGGCCCTTACTCTCATCTGCTACCAACGATACCCCTCCATTCTACGACTCCACGGTGGCATCAAACCCTTCTCATAATATTAGAGATGATGAACTTGAATTGGAGGGGTGCGCAGGCTCATGCTGTTGCCATCCCACTGCACTTTGTCATAGACTCATTGCACTTGCTCTTATGTGCTTCCTTGGATTTGGTTCTTATTTTTGCTACGACAATCCTGGTGCACTTCAG AATGAAATTCGCAGTACGATGGGTATCAATACCTACAAATTTGCTGAACTCTATGCTTGGTACTCTTGGCCGAATACCATCTTACCTATCATTGGAGGCTATCTCATGGATAGAATCTTTGGTATACGATTTGCTACAATCCTTTTTGCCGTATTTATTGTACTAGGTCAGACTATCCTTGCAGTGGGTGCATTCACTGGTAATTTCCCACTGATGCAATTTGGCCGTTTCGTATTTGGAATTGGTGGAGAGTCTCTTGCAGTTGCCCAAAATGCATATGCCGTAGCATGGTTTAAGGGTAAAGAGCTTAATATGGTCTTTGGATTTCAAATTAGTATTACTCGTGTTGGATCAACGGTTAACTTCTTGGCTGTAGGACCCTTGTTTCATTGGCTAGCTAGAAATCTTCATGGAGATAATCAAACAGCACTTGGTTGGACTTTCTCTATTGCTGGTATCACTTGTATTATGTCTTTAACTTGTGCTTTG ATTTTAGGATGGATGGACAAAAGAGCGGAATgtttgttaaaaagtaattcTCAAGAACAAGAGGAGGTAATCAACATACTCGATGTGTTTACTTATCCGTGTTCTTTTTGGCTTATGTGTGGTGTAGCTCTTGCGTACTATGTtgctatttttccttttatttcatTGGGACAagtcttttttatgaaaaaatatggatttaataCGAATGACGCTAATTTCATCACAG gcttgatatatttgatttctGCACCGGCTTCGCCCTTATTTGGCTACCTCATTGACAGAACGGGTCGTAATGTTTTATATTGTTTCTTATCCGTAATGGGAACCCTAGTCTCTCACTACATCCTAGCATTTTCTTTTATGAATCCTTATATTCCTATTTTTATCATGGGAATCTGTTATAGTCTGTTGGCAAGTGCACTTTGGCCAATGGCTGCCTATGTTGTGCCACAGTATCAATTAGGAACTGCTTATG GTCTCATGCAAGCTATTCAAAATATTGGACTCGCCCTTTGTACAATGTTGTGCGGACTCACTGTGGATGCCTACGGTTATATATggcttgaaatattttttattagctgGGTTGTGATAGCGCTCATTTGTACTTTTGGTATTTGGGTCATTGATATTAATACCTCTGGATATTTGAACATGGGTGCTATAGCACGAGAAAAATTTGATTGTGAATCTGAAAAACTCCAACTGGAAGCTAAAGAGAAggaaagaaatgaaaagaaaaaattagacaataatgAAGTAAAGAAGGAAGATTCCCATAATGGTTATTATTCCGAGGGAATGAGGCCAAGGACCAATAACGAAATAAGGAATAG atacttATCTCGAATCGGTGTTCGTATACCTCCCCATTTAGCGGCTAAAGCTGTTACGTAG
- the Cisd2 gene encoding CDGSH iron-sulfur domain-containing protein 2 homolog, translating to MQILSVFVKDSLPNYLHSLPIPDSLGGWFSLGIKEWIRLVPIGLTIGGLSFLTAHSVLCCPAIAPYIESKFGECCLCKAQYKVNKSIKLDSNKVVDSIDIEDIGDKSVFCRCWKSKKFPYCDGAHNKHNETTGDNIGPIIVQKGKKE from the exons ATGCAGATTCTATCCGTTTTCGTCAAAGATTCCCTGCCCAACTACCTGCACAGTCTTCCTATACCTG ATTCCCTTGGAGGATGGTTCAGTCTTGGAATCAAAGAATGGATCCGCCTTGTTCCTATTGGTTTGACAATTGGAGGACTTTCTTTTCTTACGGCACACAGTGTTCTTTGCTGTCCTGCCATTGCACCCTATATTGAG AGCAAGTTTGGTGAATGTTGCCTCTGCAAGGCTCAATACAAAGTGAACAAGTCAATCAAATTAGATTCCAATAAAGTGGTGGATAGTATTGATATCGAAGATATCGGTGATAAA TCTGTGTTTTGCCGGTGCTGGAAGAGTAAGAAGTTCCCCTACTGTGATGGTGCCCATAATAAGCATAATGAAACGACGGGTGATAATATTGGGCCTATTATTGTGCAAAAGGGAAAGAAGGAATAA
- the LOC121125424 gene encoding transcription initiation factor TFIID subunit 13, whose product MSQELDGDFLSFDEDGFPSEAGPSTGSEDPSGVRRRLFNKELRCMLYGYGDDLNSYTEVVDFLEDLVLEFISELTHKALEIGRVGKVQVEDIIFLVRKQPKMYARVKQLLIMNEELKKARKAFDEIKYVQGGS is encoded by the coding sequence ATGTCTCAAGAACTGGACGGAGATTTTCTTTCCTTTGACGAGGATGGATTCCCTTCTGAAGCAGGCCCATCCACTGGATCAGAAGACCCTTCTGGCGTGCGTCGTCGCTTGTTTAATAAGGAGTTACGATGTATGCTCTATGGCTATGGTGATGATCTCAATTCCTATACAGAGGTGGTGGACTTCCTCGAAGACCTTGTCCTCGAATTTATATCCGAACTGACACATAAGGCACTTGAAATTGGAAGAGTGGGTAAAGTGCAAGTAGAAGACATCATTTTCTTAGTTCGGAAGCAGCCTAAAATGTATGCTCGAGTCAAGCAGCTTCTCATAATGAATGAAGAGCTCAAAAAAGCAAGGAAAGCCTTTGACGAAATCAAATATGTGCAAGGAGGATCTTAA
- the Klc gene encoding kinesin light chain: MTAISQEEIVASTQSVTKGLEALRVELSALSEGDMNRGPLVEKSLEMIDLGLGEASVMTSISCHLQTLEAEKSKLRSQVKRLVQENAWLRDELAATQQKLQASEQMAAQYEVEKKHFEFMVCMRKYDVNDENSSQNPEGSNSPSNAQNTPESEDLFGDTSNVSQTEDQSNQQSSSPTPPSQFVQQANAGYEIPARLRTLHNLVIQYASQGRYEVAVPLCKQALEDLEKTSGHDHPDVATMLNILALVYRDQNKYKEAANLLNDALTIREKTLGLHHPAVAATLNNLAVLYGKRGKYKDAEPLCKRALEIREKVLGSNHPDVAKQLNNLALLCQNQGKYVEVEKYYQRAMSIYESKLGQDDQNVAKTKNNLASAYMKQGKYHEAEILYKQVLTRVHEKEFGTIDEKNKPIWQVAEEREENKNNPENVPYGEYGGWHKAAKLDPSTVTTTLKNLGALYRRQGKYEAADILDDCALRSKVDARQASMETSTSSKKWAPGDSGNGSNSSKSQTKRSHSKEWRRGSLESLDSARFDDEQPGFKTKFFNALGFNS, translated from the exons ATGACGGCGATTTCTCAGGAGGAGATCGTGGCGAGTACACAGAGTGTGACAAAGGGCCTGGAGGCTCTTCGTGTGGAGCTTTCCGCTCTGAGCGAAGGGGATATGAACCGAGGCCCTCTTGTGGAAAAGTCTTTGGAAATGATTGATTTAGGACTTGGAGAGGCCTCGGTCATGACCTCAATATCATGCCACTTGCAGACCTTGGAAGCGGAAAAAAGCAAATTGAGGAGTCAAGTGAAACGCCTTGTTCAAGAAAATGCCTGGTTGAGGGATGAACTCGCCGCTACTCAACAGAAACTTCAAGCCTCTGAGCAAATGGCTGCTCAGTATGAAGTGGAAAAGAAACATTTCGAATTTATGGTCTGCATGCGGAAATACGATGTGAACGACGAAAACAGCAG TCAAAACCCTGAAGGGTCAAATTCCCCATCCAACGCCCAAAACACACCTGAGAGCGAAGATCTTTTTGGCGATACTTCAAATGTTTCACAAACTGAGGATCAGTCGAATCAACAATCCTCATCTCCCACTCCACCATCTCAATTTGTCCAACAGGCTAATGCCGGCTATGAAATTCCTGCTCGCCTTAGAACCCTTCATAATTTGGTGATCCAGTATGCCTCTCAAGGCAGATATGAAGTGGCTGTTCCTTTATGTAAACAAGCACTTGAGGACTTAGAAAAAACCTCTGGTCATGATCATCCAGATGTCGCaacaatgttaaatattttagctCTAGTTTATAGAGATCAGAATAAGTACAAGGAGGCTGCAAATTTGCTGAACGACGCTCTCACCATTAGAGAGAAAACTTTGGGACTCCATCATCCTGCAGTAGCAGCCACTTTAAATAATCTCGCTGTTTTATACGGAAAGAGAGGAAAGTATAAGGATGCAGAGCCATTGTGCAAGAGAGCGTTAGAGATTAGAGAAAAAGTGTTGGGAAGCAATCATCCAGATGTTGCTAAACAATTGAATAATCTTGCACTTCTTTGTCAAAATCAGGGAAAATATGTGGAAGTCGAAAAGTACTATCAAAGAGCCATGAGTATTTATGAGTCCAAGCTTGGACAGGACGACCAAAATGTagcaaaaactaaaaacaacTTGGCATCTGCCTACATGAAGCAAGGAAAGTATCATGAAGCAGAAATTCTGTATAAGCAAGTCTTGACTCGAGTCCACGAAAAAGAATTTGGAACCATTGATGAAAAGAACAAACCCATATGGCAAGTGGCCGAGGAGAgggaagaaaacaaaaacaatcccGAAAACGTTCCATACGGAGAATATGGAGGATGGCACAAGGCTGCTAAACTCGATCCCTCAACTGTGACTACAACTCTTAAAAACCTTGGGGCCTTATATCGCCGACAAGGAAAATACGAAGCCGCGGATATTCTCGATGATTGCGCACTGAGATCCAAAGTAGATGCTAGACAAGCAAGTATGGAAACTTCCACATCTAGCAAAAAGTGGGCGCCTGGAGACTCCGGCAACGGTAGTAACTCTTCAAAGAGTCAAACAAAACGCTCACATTCTAAGGAGTGGAGGAGGGGATCTCTAGAGTCTTTGGACTCAGCACGATTCGACGATGAACAACCCGGATTCAAAACGAAATTTTTTAATGCTCTTGGATTTAATTCGTAA
- the LOC121125384 gene encoding WD repeat and SOCS box-containing protein 1, with translation MSNVVQVEEVTRYVINLEGRNRPDQFQDEFPYSFGSRLGPEFDAEGTTMAWIASPLIAMIYSLNGAPHSAFSLSPRILKSTVPMTSIRLGKCTNFRLPWKVLGGEPSKEGYLLLATGLRNGCIKIYNALTCSLLTNLLSHTSVVSDLVFHPFKNGLYTQIVSVSMDKSLKVWDQEDHSYNMSETITTLDPLLTVAWSPNGRYVASAGTGRIVYIHTGFHKKNISLKHRLKRHYEDIVSLQFSSDSALLFSASLDTRIHVWDSEEGTIRQTLCHTFPVPLLVFSNHVTSMCINNLGSFVASVCNEDDSQSRLRLWDLEGFKDFPTVNNSDSRCVPQANRRALSCSVTRNSLLSVLNEDRSVSLYSVICSPPSLKHMSRTKIRTFIHLQENLHGLDIPKALLKYLKYETWK, from the exons ATGTCCAATGTTGTTCAAGTTGAGGAAGTAACACGCTACGTTATTAATCTTGAGGGCAGAAATAGGCCAGACCAGTTTCAGGATGAGTTTCCTTATTCCTTTGGATCCCGGCTGGGACCCGAGTTTGATGCAGAAGGTACAACAATGGCTTGGATCGCATCTCCCCTCATAGCTATGATTTATTCACTTAATGGAGCTCCTCATTCTGCTTTCAGTCTATCTCCTCGTATTCTCAAAAGTACTGTTCCCATGACCTCCATTCGCTTAGGAAAATGCACGAATTTTCGCCTTCCTTGGAAAGTTCTAGGAGGAGAACCTTCCAAAGAAGGCTACCTCTTACTAGCTACAGGTCTGCGGAAtggatgtattaaaatttataatgcatTAACATGTAGTCTCTTAACTAATCTTTTGAGTCATACCTCTGTTGTATCAGATCTTGTTTTTCATCCCTTCAAAAACGGACTCTATACTCAAATCGTGTCCGTCTCAATGGATAAGTCACTCAAA gTATGGGATCAGGAAGATCATAGTTACAACATGTCAGAGACAATAACGACACTTGATCCGTTATTAACAGTAGCCTGGTCTCCTAATGGGAGATATGTTGCTAGTGCAGGAACTGGACGAattgtatatattcatacaggTTTCCACAAGAAGAATATATCCTTGAAACACCGATTAAAACGACATTATGAGGACATTGTCTCACTACAATTCTCTTCGGATag TGCTCTCTTATTCTCTGCCTCCTTGGATACTCGTATTCATGTCTGGGACTCGGAAGAAGGTACTATCCGCCAAACACTCTGTCATACGTTCCCAGTTCCTCTCCTTGTGTTCTCCAACCACGTTACCAGCATGTGCATCAATAACTTAGGAAGCTTTGTGGCTAGTGTTTGTAACGAAGATGATTCTCAGAGTCGACTCCGGCTCTGGGATCTCGAAGGATTTAAAGACTTTCCAACTGTTAATAACTCTGACTCTCGTTGTGTACCTCAAGCTAATCGCAGAGCTCTATCCTGCTCTGTGACTCGCAATAGTCTTCTGTCTGTACTGAACGAAGACAGAAGTGTGAGTCTTTATAGTGTAATTTGTTCACCTCCTAGTCTCAAGCATATGAGTCGAACCAAAATAAGGACTTTTATTCACTTACAAGAGAACCTGCACGGTCTCGATATTCCCAAagctcttttaaaatatttgaagtatgaaACATGGAAATAG
- the ND-23 gene encoding NADH-ubiquinone oxidoreductase subunit 8, with translation MVNPLRLLSSPTLRSLSSGIVRYKSGGSYLEVNPYKELSSWGELTERAAHHIFWTELFRGLLVTLGHMLKEPATINYPFEKGPLSPRFRGEHALRRYPSGEERCIACKLCEAICPAQAITIEAEERSDGARRTTRYDIDMTKCIYCGLCQEACPVDAIVEGPNFEFSTETHEELLYNKEKLLNNGDKWEAEIAANIEADYLYR, from the exons atggtGAATCCACTTCGACTGTTAAGCAGCCCAACTTTGCGATCCCTTTCTAGCGGGATAGTACGCTACAAATCCGGAG GGAGTTACTTGGAAGTGAATCCCTATAAAGAACTTTCATCATGGGGCGAATTGACGGAGCGGGCAGCACATCACATATTTTGGACGGAACTGTTCCGAGGCCTCCTTGTAACCCTAGGACATATGCTCAAGGAGCCTGCAACCATCAATTATCCCTTCGAGAAGGGACCACTCAGTCCCCGATTTAGAGGGGAACATGCTCTACGCCGATATCCTTCAGGAGAAGAGCGCTGCATTGCTTGCAAACTTTGTGAAGCCATTTGTCCTGCTCAAGCTATTACCATTGAGGCAGAGGAACGCTCTGATGGTGCTCGCCGAACTACCCGCTACGACATTGACATGACGAAATGTATCTACTGCGGATTATGTCAAGAGGCTTGTCCTGTGGACGCCATTGTAGAAGGCCCCAATTTCGAGTTCTCCACTGAGACTCATGAGGAATTACTctataacaaagaaaaactcCTCAATAACGGAGATAAGTGGGAGGCAGAGATTGCAGCCAATATTGAAGCAGACTACTTGTATCGTTAG